A genome region from Eremothecium cymbalariae DBVPG#7215 chromosome 4, complete sequence includes the following:
- the GID11 gene encoding Gid11p (similar to Ashbya gossypii AGL153C): MTIQSVSGTVSGDDDIVTGSDKVYQNYLMPTLKLYDAKVSVNHWQLRDCVKCSSTSPGNVYYIYDHSIRSLDTRSSSVELRNEKLERRKKRGSIVSEMPQFGQLRDYHVPSEMVVQFDYMPRCFRENGGLIACGGLIGPDDLGSKLSRVSVQSDGDNGDSGDPSSVGHSTTTAAAATGGGGSGVLTPSHVEPIQLANGNILADYSFYGNQLSWKGILELYNIENGVSLTYKLGQYINNCVELYQRTSQQYDLYTCNNDCHMYQCDVSNRGVELMRRFSDLKFALNNASISHDGKTMVVSGDSNKFAVYQQNNLSGCFSLQYDAAPEWGSKWSRTKRIPRYALMDRSEYIDRIYDSPGGDNGFYTSYSESDLQMATIFQNGLCLVYDMRKMETPLAEISSTRRHAQNGSFRVCKFSQSFDDLLFISEHQSHVHVVDTRNLMNHQVIVIPDKIKNVDEGNELSSSNTGVTSVTRRNSSPAPNDPCVTLASKIPLRSLEPEVLPYPKVAQYSNSPPNASSDEDTAGPVGSNFIRNRRRRTSFRVRRYSTSASAAFNTRRSLEDIDPTILDHHYTQQNYRAVDNYNYVNDHASRSSSTDHHRAGGLARSRRNTMAIDDVIEDDTLEEDNDVEEEDPMGYADAYNDINDVTHASHFRFDSIPTTSPHRDDVSMSLANMLNRRESASTRSARLPVYSTNMGSDYFEENSISGIDWVQDQEGSSLIIGTDYGIIKWNINSWARRSFPCYDFC; the protein is encoded by the coding sequence ATGACAATCCAGAGTGTCTCAGGGACGGTTTCTGGGGACGATGACATCGTTACAGGGTCGGATAAGGTATATCAGAATTATTTGATGCCTACGTTGAAGTTATACGATGCTAAGGTATCAGTAAATCATTGGCAGTTGAGAGACTGTGTTAAGTGTTCTAGTACGAGCCCTGGAAATGTGTACTATATTTATGACCATTCTATTAGATCGTTGGATACTAGGTCAAGCTCGGTTGAACTTCGGAATGAAAAGTTAGAAAGGAGGAAGAAGCGAGGGTCTATAGTTAGTGAGATGCCTCAGTTTGGTCAGTTGAGGGATTATCATGTACCTTCGGAGATGGTAGTGCAGTTTGATTATATGCCCAGATGTTTCCGTGAGAATGGTGGCTTGATAGCATGTGGGGGTCTTATAGGGCCGGATGATCTGGGGAGCAAGCTGAGTCGAGTTTCTGTGCAGTCGGACGGGGATAATGGAGATTCAGGAGATCCTTCGTCGGTAGGGCATTCGACGACGacggcagcagcagcaacaggtGGCGGTGGCAGTGGTGTGTTAACACCGTCACATGTGGAACCGATTCAGTTGGCTAATGGGAACATCCTTGCGGACTACAGCTTTTATGGGAACCAGCTGTCATGGAAGGGTATTCTCGaattatataatatagaGAATGGCGTTTCGTTGACTTATAAGCTAGGCCAGTACATCAATAATTGTGTTGAGTTGTATCAACGGACATCACAACAATACGATTTGTACACCTGTAACAACGATTGCCATATGTATCAATGCGATGTGAGTAACCGTGGAGTGGAGTTGATGAGGCGGTTTTCCGATCTCAAGTTCGCCTTAAATAACGCGTCCATTTCTCACGATGGAAAGACTATGGTTGTATCCGGCGATTCTAACAAGTTTGCTGTATATCAGCAGAATAATTTAAGTGGTTGTTTCTCCTTACAGTACGATGCAGCACCAGAATGGGGGTCTAAGTGGTCTAGAACCAAACGCATACCACGTTACGCTCTAATGGATAGATCCGAATACATTGATCGCATATATGATTCCCCTGGTGGTGATAATGGCTTCTATACGAGCTACAGTGAAAGCGACCTCCAGATGGCTAcaatctttcaaaatggCTTGTGTCTGGTTTATGATATGAGAAAGATGGAAACACCACTAGCTGAAATATCATCGACTAGAAGGCACGCTCAAAATGGATCATTTAGAGTGTGTAAGTTTAGTCAATCCTTTGATGACTTGTTGTTCATTTCGGAACATCAGAGTCATGTCCATGTTGTGGATACAAGGAATCTAATGAACCATCAAGTTATTGTAATTCCAgacaaaatcaaaaatgtCGATGAAGGAAATGAGCTGTCTAGCAGTAATACTGGTGTTACCTCTGTGACCAGAAGAAATAGCTCCCCTGCGCCAAATGATCCATGTGTTACGTTAGCCAGTAAAATTCCACTACGAAGTTTGGAACCAGAAGTTTTACCTTATCCAAAAGTTGCCCAATATTCGAATTCCCCTCCAAATGCATCTTCAGATGAAGACACCGCGGGCCCTGTTGGCTCAAATTTCATTCGAAATAGAAGAAGACGTACATCATTTAGGGTTAGGCGCTATTCCACGAGTGCTTCTGCTGCATTTAATACACGAAGATCTCTAGAAGACATTGATCCTACTATCTTAGACCACCATTATACTCAACAAAACTATCGTGCGGTGGATAATTACAATTATGTTAATGATCACGCCTCTAGATCCTCTTCGACTGACCATCATAGAGCGGGTGGTTTGGCTAGGTCCAGGAGAAACACAATGGCGATCGACGATGTAATTGAAGATGACACcttagaagaagataatgaTGTTGAGGAGGAAGATCCAATGGGGTACGCTGATGCCTATAATGATATTAATGATGTTACACATGCTTCTCATTTCCGTTTCGATAGCATACCTACCACGTCACCTCATCGCGATGATGTCTCTATGTCCCTAGCAAATATGTTAAACAGGAGAGAAAGTGCATCCACCAGATCTGCAAGGCTGCCTGTgtattcaacaaatatggGATCGGATTATTTTGAAGAGAATAGTATCTCTGGCATCGACTGGGTCCAAGATCAAGAAGGTAGTTCGTTGATAATAGGCACTGATTATGGTATAATTAAGTGGAATATCAACTCCTGGGCTAGAAGAAGTTTTCCTTGTTACGATTTTTGTTGA
- the CDC37 gene encoding Hsp90 co-chaperone CDC37 (similar to Ashbya gossypii AGL154W): protein MAIDYSKWDKIEISDDSDIEVHPNVDKRSFIKWKQQSIHEQRAKRNQDIKNLEFQVEMYNHLNKRVDKLMSQLSDTDLLSMDVVSRFLNENFDKNERGSGENVDPDMPPYNEMVEDLFEQLKMNAKDENKNPNDGTVIREMMEKHREKITKVTSEAKVKLQELYKEKALHISSDDIHTGFDRSIINKNSGEDNESAQYIPKTASSESANSIPKSILANQLMEFIDYKDDTMKLAPETEKFGSIPWIEYKKSEKFLLEHLPILSEQQKDALMMKAFEYQMGGDEKMAYQVIHQSELMSYIREIYSMKKIPNLHVRELTEVINMFFEKVFYKNTGASGKRSFLDSVNSKFEHVKQRCKVLEKEQATEAAEGGVETIQLKSLDDSTELKVNIPDFESKDPQEQQKVQAFYKLPKNMQEAVKTQSLDAINEVFASMPIEEAESILDVFNESEIIGINALLEDENEFKELQEHYNNEKNMETLSIDKEKNDNITLGDSSNIVD from the coding sequence ATGGCTATTGATTATTCAAAGTGGGATAAAATTGAGATTTCGGATGATTCTGATATAGAAGTTCATCCTAATGTGGACAAACGGTCCTTTATTAAATGGAAGCAGCAGTCGATCCATGAGCAAAGGGCCAAGAGGAATCAGGACATCAAAAACTTGGAGTTCCAGGTTGAAATGTATAACCACTTAAACAAAAGAGTGGATAAGTTGATGTCTCAGTTAAGTGACACAGATTTGCTATCGATGGATGTTGTATCCAGGTTCTTaaatgaaaactttgacAAGAATGAGAGAGGTTCTGGTGAGAATGTTGATCCTGATATGCCACCATATAACGAAATGGTTGAAGATTTgtttgaacaattgaaaaTGAATGCCAAAGATGAAAACAAGAACCCTAATGATGGAACCGTGATTCGAGAGATGATGGAAAAGCACAGAGAAAAAATTACTAAGGTGACTTCAGAAGCTAAGGTTAAGTTACAAGAGTTATACAAAGAGAAGGCGTTGCATATTTCATCGGATGATATACATACCGGGTTTGATAGGAgtattatcaataaaaactCCGGTGAAGACAACGAATCCGCTCAGTATATTCCTAAGACCGCGAGTTCAGAGTCTGCAAATTCCATTCCAAAATCTATACTTGCTAACCAGCTAATGGAGTTCATTGACTACAAGGATGATACCATGAAGCTGGCTCCTGAAACAGAAAAATTTGGCTCAATTCCTTGGATAGAATATAAAAAGtctgaaaaatttctcTTAGAACACTTACCTATTCTTTCGGAGCAACAGAAGGATgcattgatgatgaaagCATTTGAATATCAGATGGGTGGTGATGAAAAGATGGCTTACCAAGTTATTCATCAATCCGAATTGATGTCGTATATTCGtgaaatatattccatGAAAAAGATACCAAATTTGCATGTTAGAGAGCTAACTGAAGTTATCAACATGTTTTTTGAGAAAGTGTTCTACAAGAATACGGGCGCTTCAGGTAAAAGATCGTTTTTAGACTCGGTCAATTCTAAGTTTGAGCATGTTAAGCAACGTTGTAAAGTATTGGAGAAAGAACAAGCGACGGAAGCCGCGGAAGGTGGTGTGGAAACCATCCAACTAAAATCGTTAGACGATTCTACTGAATTGAAAGTGAACATCCCCGATTTTGAATCTAAGGATCCTCAAGAACAGCAGAAAGTTCAAGCCTTCTATAAATTACCAAAAAATATGCAAGAAGCTGTTAAAACACAAAGCTTAGATGCTATTAATGAGGTATTTGCCAGCATGccaattgaagaagcagaaagtATCTTGGatgtttttaatgaaagCGAGATTATTGGCATAAATGCCTTATTGgaggatgaaaatgaatttaaagAACTTCAGGAGCACTATAACAACGAGAAAAACATGGAAACCCTGTCTATTgacaaagaaaaaaatgataatataACATTAGGTGACTCTAGCAACATTGTGGATTGA
- the TAF10 gene encoding Taf10p (similar to Ashbya gossypii AGL155W), translating into MSEKEVTVDDDLNVDDELNEFDDEEEAPVDNIALFGDQARQEGTKKSTADENYRKLFEIPEFTRKDKTINEILDLMTDYPPIIPDAVIDYYLTKNGFECADIRVKRLLALATQKFVSDLASDAYEYSRIRSSIAVHNSNNGQARARQLMLGQQKPGAQQITQQQQQQNEKTNANKVTLTVNDLSSAVAEYGLNISRPDFYR; encoded by the coding sequence ATGAGTGAAAAAGAAGTAACTGTGGATGATGATTTAAATGTGGATGACGAGCTAAACGAATTtgacgatgaagaagaagctcCTGTAGATAATATTGCCCTGTTCGGTGACCAAGCTAGGCAGGAAGGGACTAAAAAGTCCACTGCCGATGAAAATTATCGAaaattgtttgaaataCCTGAATTCACACGCAAGGATAAAACTATCAACGAAATCCTTGACTTAATGACAGATTATCCTCCTATTATACCAGATGCTGTGATAGATTATTATTTGACCAAGAATGGGTTCGAATGCGCAGACATTAGAGTGAAAAGACTCCTAGCTCTTGCAACTCAAAAATTTGTTAGCGATCTTGCTTCAGACGCTTACGAGTATTCCAGAATTAGGTCCTCCATAGCAGTGCACAACTCTAATAACGGTCAAGCGAGAGCTAGACAGCTGATGCTGGGCCAACAAAAGCCTGGAGCACAACAAATAACccaacaacagcaacaacaaaacgAAAAGACAAACGCCAACAAGGTAACGCTGACTGTCAATGATTTAAGTAGCGCAGTGGCAGAATACGGGCTGAACATTTCGAGACCAGACTTCTACCGTTGA
- the PEP3 gene encoding tethering complex subunit PEP3 (similar to Ashbya gossypii AGL156W) — protein sequence MKAQIEHVSLDFIKEINNNICSLQIQNNIMCFALKSGQLFIINLSDPSNVVKFQIPLINLNQERLLHIWMNTAGTRVLVKTNFAKYYMCNLTLIIKFGHVAATQYKEQQFFALKKLNRKDCDIISVDWSFDQLQMLVGTRQGKAYYLDLRQGDPSPTRVYLSQSPIDGILWSKTGGAIIVAGSHILYWAPCNSGVVATFTKHPPTEQEDFEALDKESSIKFTAYKDSFAWVTRAGIVFGSIHQKGRLLSSSKMLLSVELPPSRNRIKDVVLTDYYIIILRGSELLIVNQLNNKVVFQEVLFSKEDEKMLYLCADYSQDPATFWCHSTENVYEIVIEKHMEGIWQLLCVNGQFETALNLSGLSQLESDYIRERYADSLYSEGKWLEAAERYGAVKTGSSVGSLALKFMKFDDLQYLQTFLITKFKTIVNQSNQTQIFILSSWIIWNFMNQLNQAEESINEESNDTKLEDLKVIKEKLEKDYQLFVQENLDKLDRETVYQLISQQNRKSELLFFANMIEDYQYVLSYWIRSDNWYESLKVLVTLQDAESVYKYGTILLINAPDAAVNTWVQIPNVDPVELIPSMLAYFNHYQEQQRLSHRPLPNYALVYLKWCIKEHDSQDSLIHNTAIYMLLVSMDTDDLEGEQEVIKFMSDYASKFDHNFILRLSLKFRRYSVAIYIYSELKLYDNAVDLALSNGMITSAKIIVGSLESEDTYTLKKLWLKIARVMIHEDKDMKESIRTIIEDSNKILSIKDLLPLFNELTTIANLKEELIRSLEKHRSSMSHIFEEINGSIKIKKEIKQDIELFNKRHQSLRPGVSCDICEKLLPTRKFFVFPCGHNFHTDCMIKEIIKSNEFNMRSQIESYQRRLARHGKQSVNVRELDSLLSTKCCLCSDIKINTIDEPLQEEDDKENELAWEL from the coding sequence ATGAAAGCCCAAATAGAGCATGTGTCGCTAGATTTTATCAAGGAGATTAACAACAACATATGTTCGCTACAGATACAGAATAATATTATGTGCTTTGCCTTAAAAAGTGGACAGTTgtttataataaatttatctGATCCTTCCAATGTAGTCaagtttcaaattccaTTGATAAATCTGAACCAGGAGAGATTGTTGCATATTTGGATGAATACCGCTGGTACAAGAGTTTTAGTAAAAACgaattttgcaaaatattatatgtGTAATCTGACTCTTATCATAAAGTTTGGACATGTTGCTGCAACCCAGTACAAAGAACAACAGTTTTTtgctttgaagaaattgaataGAAAGGATTGTGATATTATTAGTGTTGATTGGTCTTTTGATCAGTTGCAGATGTTGGTGGGAACTAGGCAAGGAAAAGCGTACTATTTGGATTTAAGACAGGGAGATCCGTCGCCTACAAGAGTTTATCTTAGCCAATCGCCTATTGACGGTATACTTTGGTCCAAAACAGGAGGTGCCATAATTGTTGCTGGAAGCCATATTCTATACTGGGCGCCGTGCAACTCGGGTGTTGTCGCAACATTTACCAAGCATCCTCCTACGGAGCAGGAAGACTTTGAAGCTTTGGACAAGGAATCTAGTATTAAGTTTACCGCTTACAAGGATTCATTTGCATGGGTAACACGAGCTGGGATTGTGTTTGGCAGTATACATCAAAAAGGTCGTTTGTTGTCCTCATCCAAAATGCTATTAAGTGTGGAGCTTCCTCCATCAAGGAACCGAATAAAGGATGTTGTCTTAACAGATTATTACATTATAATCCTAAGGGGTTCAGAACTTCTCATCGTCAACCAATTGAACAATAAGGTAGTATTTCAAGAGGTACTATTCAGTAAGGAAGACGAAAAGATGCTGTATTTATGCGCTGATTACTCACAAGACCCTGCCACGTTTTGGTGCCACTCAACTGAGAATGTTTACGAGATAGTAATTGAAAAGCATATGGAAGGAATTTGGCAGTTGCTCTGTGTTAATGGCCAGTTTGAGACTGCATTAAATTTAAGTGGTTTATCACAATTGGAAAGTGATTACATCAGAGAAAGATATGCTGACTCGTTGTATTCTGAGGGTAAATGGTTAGAAGCTGCTGAAAGATACGGTGCAGTTAAAACTGGTTCCTCAGTGGGTTCGCTGGCGTTGAAGTTTATGAAATTCGACGATTTGCAGTACTTGCAAACCTTCTTGATAACCAAGTTCAAGACGATTGTAAACCAATCAAACCAAACtcaaattttcattttatcTTCTTGGATTATATGGAACTTCATGAACCAGTTAAACCAGGCAGAAGAATCCATCAACGAAGAAAGTAATGATACAAAATTAGAGGATCTAAAGGTGATCAAGGAGAAATTGGAAAAGGATTATCAACTTTTTGTACAAGAAAACTTGGACAAATTGGATAGAGAAACTGTTTATCAACTTATTTCACaacaaaatagaaaaaGTGAACTACTATTCTTTGCCAATATGATTGAAGATTACCAATATGTGCTAAGTTATTGGATCAGATCAGATAACTGGTACGAATCTCTGAAAGTATTGGTGACACTACAGGATGCTGAATCTGTGTACAAATATGGGACCATATTACTGATAAACGCACCCGATGCAGCTGTCAATACATGGGTCCAAATTCCGAACGTTGATCCAGTTGAATTAATCCCTTCCATGCTTGCATACTTCAACCATTACCAAGAGCAACAACGGTTATCTCATAGGCCTTTGCCGAATTACGCCTTGGTATATTTAAAATGGTGCATTAAAGAACATGATTCTCAGGATAGCCTCATTCATAACActgctatatatatgcttttGGTATCGATGGATACAGACGATCTAGAAGGCGAACAAGAAGTAATCAAATTTATGAGTGATTATGCTTCGAAATTTGATcacaattttatattaagATTGAGTTTGAAATTTCGCAGATATTCTGTTGCCATTTATATCTACTCCGAATTGAAGTTGTACGATAATGCAGTGGATTTGGCCTTGTCAAATGGAATGATAACCTCTGCAAAGATAATTGTCGGCTCCTTGGAGTCCGAAGACACGTACACACTAAAGAAATTATGGTTAAAGATAGCTCGTGTTATGATTCATGAAGATAAAGATATGAAGGAATCCATCAGGACTATAATTGAAGATTCCAATAAAATTCTATCTATCAAAGATTTGTTGCCCTTATTCAACGAACTAACTACAATTGCAAACTTGAAGGAAGAATTAATAAGAAGTCTCGAAAAACATCGGTCGTCCATGTCacatatttttgaagagatCAACGGCTCAATtaagattaaaaaagaaataaagcAGGATATCGAACTATTTAACAAACGACACCAATCATTGAGGCCTGGGGTATCATGCGACATCTGCGAAAAATTGTTGCCCACTAGaaagttttttgtttttccaTGTGGACATAACTTCCACACAGATTGTATGATTAAAGAGATTATCAAGTCAAATGAATTCAATATGAGAAGCCAAATAGAGTCCTATCAACGCAGGTTGGCTCGTCATGGGAAGCAGTCCGTCAATGTCCGAGAACTGGATAGCTTACTGTCTACCAAGTGCTGCTTGTGCAGTGATATAAAAATCAATACAATTGATGAGCCATTAcaagaagaggatgatAAGGAAAATGAATTGGCTTGGGAACTATGA
- the SMD3 gene encoding mRNA splicing protein SMD3 (similar to Ashbya gossypii AGL157C), which yields MSTSGIPVKLLNEAQGHTVSLELTTGETYRGKLVESEDNMNCQLRDVTATARNGQVTHMDHVFIRGSHVRFFVVPDMFKNAPLFNTGPVYKPPPPVRGPKRK from the coding sequence atGAGTACATCAGGTATTCCAGTTAAATTGCTTAATGAGGCTCAAGGCCATACGGTGTCTCTAGAGTTAACTACTGGTGAGACCTACAGAGGTAAATTGGTTGAAAGTGAGGATAACATGAACTGTCAGTTACGAGATGTGACAGCAACCGCTAGAAATGGGCAAGTGACGCATATGGACCATGTATTTATAAGAGGCTCGCATGTaaggttttttgttgttccaGATATGTTTAAGAATGCGCCGCTATTTAATACTGGCCCAGTTTACAAACCTCCACCCCCAGTACGTGGGCCGAAGAGAAAATAG
- the SEC5 gene encoding exocyst subunit SEC5 (similar to Ashbya gossypii AGL158C): MPRSDPFTFDDSKLLSMYQLRTLNPENDWETDTLNPELDNAKTNNIQRTLGDVPDPLNPSMSMTQVLNRLQIPANERYKYYIHGNGFNTKLFLRDIHKDDTFKDLTEALNTLDFSLQEQSNHLKELVQKNFVRYVRCKSNLDQIYDQFNKRMNGSDNFLGIYHLDESLNNMVRATTMKLLPLVDQSTKLKSYRATIRYVEENRELFNLPKTLLENLNKKDYTNLMVEYKKGVKLYTQVKKNIVVDRIWNDVESIIEQYRKHIWDLLMAPFENEDQEYFLPLISKLMDLKVEENPINIWIETRIKHFNAQLTSLAQAIMGKLVMAQQCILKNNSSDDIDLSFYLNLETYSEGTLSFTSRNYSLTDSPVIVEMWLQILTYIESISKLCSNFVEFWEHVERFMNNIYQTSLLNEKRKDNIIGLSDQTQDEAAILQLSAAEVAITKERGENFIRLVNKTLCDLFLASQESLGNGPTVSKEKGIPSDYGFIPPRCNSLSCLRYLPKIVDPILKFTTELAQLTINENSINILRNLDSKILDRCVGAISSTKLRDMSNSYVLEDWEVYQTTSPQEYCITQYPEIVLSFNQYSIRTMRDILFSYEKLPVLNGVSIVNYPSKQLITGIEVQQIVSLESVLESILKNAAKDKENPRNSHTILTLTNLQHIKEHTFPEILQYFDEAFESNLSTKKLEIFTLLNKMESSIFGNYLSGLKLTLRDILEEKFHEINWAIHSSNSFRAGDYIIETLMVLVTVHSECFQLGPQLIHQILKETQIFISKYLFEAFKPYIGNVSPDGLLQITVDLQFFQRVLRSYLEQETEVILTACLQNCMNNDISKMQRCMSETEPIVASNLNRTSVQFASFES, encoded by the coding sequence ATGCCACGAAGTGATCCGTTTACGTTCGATGATTCAAAATTACTGTCGATGTACCAGTTGAGGACTTTGAATCCTGAGAATGACTGGGAGACTGATACATTAAATCCTGAACTCGATAATGCAAAAACTAACAACATCCAAAGAACCCTTGGCGATGTTCCAGATCCTTTAAATCCATCAATGTCCATGACCCAAGTCTTAAATCGATTACAGATACCAGCTAATGAGAGATATAAGTACTATATCCATGGAAATGGCTTTAACACGAAATTATTCTTAAGGGACATCCATAAGGATGATACTTTTAAGGATTTGACGGAAGCATTAAACACCTTAGATTTTTCTTTACAGGAACAGAGTAATcatttaaaggaattggttCAAAAGAATTTCGTTCGTTACGTTAGGTGTAAGTCAAATTTGGATCAGATATATGACCAATTCAATAAGCGGATGAATGGTAGCGATAATTTCTTGGGAATATACCATTTAGATGAATCGCTGAATAACATGGTTAGAGCAACTACTATGAAACTTCTTCCGTTAGTGGATCAATCGACTAAATTGAAGAGTTATAGGGCTACAATTCGTTACGTTGAAGAAAATAGGGAATTGTTCAATCTACCTAAAACTTTATTGGAAAATctaaacaaaaaagattATACAAATCTCATGGTTGAATATAAGAAGGGCGTAAAGCTCTACACGCAggtaaaaaaaaatattgtgGTTGATAGAATATGGAACGACGTTGAATCTATCATAGAACAGTATAGAAAACATATTTGGGATTTGCTTATGGCACCGTTTGAAAATGAGGATCAGGAGTACTTTTTGCCTCTAATTTCCAAATTAATGGACTTAAAGGTGGAGGAGAATCCAATTAATATATGGATAGAGACACGGATAAAACACTTCAATGCACAATTAACTTCCTTGGCTCAAGCAATTATGGGTAAACTAGTCATGGCGCAGCAATGTATCTTGAAGAATAATTCATCAGATGATATTGATTTGTCATTTTACTTGAACTTGGAAACTTATTCTGAGGGCACACTTAGTTTCACGAGCAGAAACTATAGTTTGACAGATTCTCCAGTTATTGTGGAAATGTGGTTGCAGATTTTAACATATATTGAATCGATTTCTAAGTTGTGTTCtaattttgttgaattctGGGAACACGTTGAAAGGTTtatgaataatatttatcaaACTTCTTTGCTAAATGAAAAGAGGAAAGATAATATTATTGGACTCAGTGACCAGACTCAAGATGAAGCTGCTATATTACAGCTATCTGCTGCTGAAGTTGCAATAACGAAAGAACGAGGTGAAAATTTCATTAGACTTGTTAACAAAACTTTATGCGATTTATTTTTAGCTTCACAAGAGAGCTTAGGTAATGGGCCTACTGTTTCGAAGGAGAAAGGAATTCCTTCGGACTATGGTTTTATCCCTCCTAGATGTAATAGTTTGAGTTGTCTGAGGTATTTGCCCAAAATTGTTGAtccaattttaaaatttacAACTGAATTAGCACAGCTAacaattaatgaaaactctattaatattttaagaaaccttgattctaaaatattagaTCGTTGTGTTGGCGCTATATCTTCCACGAAACTAAGGGATATGTCCAATTCTTACGTTTTGGAAGATTGGGAGGTCTACCAAACAACAAGTCCACAAGAATATTGTATTACCCAGTATCCAGAGATAGTTTTATCCTTCAATCAATATAGCATTCGAACAATGCGTGATATATTGTTTTCCTATGAAAAACTACCAGTATTAAACGGTGTCTCTATTGTCAATTACCCTTCTAAGCAACTAATCACTGGTATTGAAGTTCAGCAAATTGTGTCTTTAGAATCAGTACTAGAATCAATCCTCAAAAATGCAGCCAAAGATAAAGAGAATCCAAGAAACTCACATACTATTTTAACATTAACTAACTTACAACACATCAAAGAACACACATTTCCAGAAATCTTGCAGTATTTCGATGAAGCCTTTGAATCAAATTTAAGTACCAAAAAGCTTGAAATATTCACACTCTTGAATAAAATGGAGTCATCTATTTTTGGTAATTACTTATCTGGCTTGAAGTTAACTTTAAGGGATATATTAGAAGAAAAGTTCCATGAAATTAACTGGGCAATCCACAGTTCAAACTCATTCCGTGCTGGCGATTACATTATTGAAACATTAATGGTCCTAGTAACTGTTCACAGTGAGTGTTTTCAGCTTGGTCCCCAATTAATCCATCAAATTCTAAAGGAGACACAAATATTCATATCCAAATATCTCTTTGAAGCGTTTAAACCCTACATTGGCAATGTCTCTCCTGATGGCTTATTACAAATAACGGTTGACTTGCAGTTTTTCCAGAGGGTGTTAAGAAGTTACCTAGAACAAGAAACTGAAGTTATATTAACTGCATGTCTGCAGAATTGCATGAATAATGACATAAGCAAAATGCAGAGGTGCATGAGCGAAACTGAACCCATTGTGGCCTCTAACTTGAACAGGACTAGTGTTCAATTTGCTTCGTTCGAATCATAG